Proteins from a genomic interval of Cucumis melo cultivar AY chromosome 7, USDA_Cmelo_AY_1.0, whole genome shotgun sequence:
- the LOC107990307 gene encoding pentatricopeptide repeat-containing protein At1g52640, mitochondrial — MAVRAFSSKFHISISLFSSLLRTNRFAHQRSFTSLSTAAPAGSDPSLPFLVSEISRILSDRRSPHHDLELGLSSFSSNVSTDLVEQVLKRCKNIAFSAHRFFLWAKRIPGFEPSDDSYHIVVDILGSSGQFAILWDFLIEIRESRSSMITHELFWRVFTAYSRADLPQDAIRAFNRMGEFGMRAGVDDLDKLLHILCKRKHVAHAQQFFDKVKSGFNPSVKTYSILTRGWGVVGDSNNAQKVFDEMRERGCLIDVLAYNSLLEALCKGGKRDEAYKMFQEMGSNGVVPDADTYSIFIRSSCQENDLHTVYRVLERTKRQNLLPNVFTYNCIIKKLCKDQKVEEAYQLLDEMIERGVTPDTWSYNAIQAYHCDHSEVNSALNLVKRMDRDKCVPDKHTYNMVLKLLVRVGRFDRANEVWESMGKRGFYPSVSTYAVMIHGFCKKKWKLEEACKYFEMMIDEGIPPYIATVELLRDRLLGIGFKDQVAILGDKMKRSTSCSIQELANVMSGGKCREAQSTLKNEETELESD, encoded by the coding sequence ATGGCCGTCAGAGCCTTTTCCTCCAAATTCCATATCTCCATTTCACTCTTCTCCTCTCTCTTAAGAACCAATCGTTTCGCTCACCAACGTTCATTCACTTCTCTCTCTACAGCAGCACCTGCAGGATCAGACCCATCACTTCCATTTCTTGTCAGTGAGATATCTCGCATCCTCAGCGACCGTAGAAGCCCTCACCATGACTTGGAACTCGGCCTCTCCTCCTTCTCCTCCAATGTATCCACTGACCTCGTCGAGCAAGTTCTCAAAAGGTGCAAGAATATTGCTTTCTCCGCTCACAGGTTCTTCCTCTGGGCTAAACGAATTCCGGGTTTTGAACCCAGCGACGACAGCTATCATATTGTCGTTGACATCTTGGGAAGCAGTGGACAATTCGCTATTTTGTGGGATTTTCTTATAGAAATAAGGGAGAGTAGGTCCTCTATGATCACCCATGAGCTTTTCTGGCGTGTTTTCACAGCTTATAGCAGGGCTGATTTGCCTCAAGATGCCATTCGAGCTTTCAATCGAATGGGGGAGTTTGGGATGAGGGCTGGTGTTGATGATCTTGACAAGCTCTTGCATATTCTATGCAAGAGGAAACATGTGGCTCATGCTCAACAGTTTTTTGATAAAGTTAAGAGTGGGTTTAATCCGAGTGTGAAAACTTACAGCATTTTGACTAGGGGTTGGGGCGTTGTGGGTGATTCAAACAATGCCCAGAaggtgtttgatgaaatgcGGGAACGAGGTTGTTTGATTGATGTGCTTGCTTACAATAGTCTCTTGGAAGCTCTTTGCAAAGGTGGGAAAAGGGACGAAGCGTACAAGATGTTTCAGGAGATGGGTTCAAATGGCGTTGTCCCAGATGCTGATACGTATTCAATTTTCATCCGCTCAAGTTGTCAAGAAAATGATTTGCATACGGTTTATAGGGTCCTAGAAAGAACGAAGAGACAAAACCTTCTCCCTAATGTGTTTACTTATAATTGTATTATCAAGAAGCTTTGTAAAGATCAAAAGGTGGAAGAAGCTTACCAACTTTTGGACGAAATGATTGAGAGAGGAGTTACTCCAGATACATGGTCTTACAATGCAATCCAAGCTTATCATTGTGATCATAGCGAGGTCAATAGTGCTCTTAACTTGGTAAAGAGAATGGATAGGGACAAATGTGTTCCTGATAAACATACTTACAATATGGTTCTGAAATTACTAGTAAGGGTGGGAAGATTTGACAGAGCCAATGAAGTGTGGGAAAGTATGGGAAAGAGAGGATTTTACCCTTCTGTTTCAACTTATGCTGTCATGATTCATGGTTTCTGCAAGAAAAAATGGAAGTTAGAAGAAGCATGTAAGTACTTTGAAATGATGATTGATGAGGGAATACCTCCATATATCGCTACTGTTGAGTTGTTGAGGGACCGACTTTTGGGGATAGGGTTCAAGGATCAGGTTGCGATACTTGGTGACAAAATGAAACGAAGCACTTCTTGCTCCATACAAGAGCTTGCAAACGTGATGAGTGGTGGAAAATGTCGCGAGGCTCAGTCGACGTTAAAAAATGAAGAGACGGAGCTTGAAAGTGACTGA